A region of Streptomyces sp. NBC_01750 DNA encodes the following proteins:
- a CDS encoding glycosyltransferase family 2 protein, with protein sequence MKLGAVIITMGNRPDDLRALLDSVAKQDGDPIEVVVVGNGAPVTDVPEGVRTVDLPDNLGIPGGRNVGIEAFGPSGSGVDVLLFLDDDGLLPNSDTGELVRQAFEADPKLGIVSFRIADPETGLTQRRHVPRLRASDPMRSSRVTTFLGGANAVRTEVLAEVGGLPDEFFYAHEETDLAWRALDAGWAIDYRSDMVLFHPTMPPSRHAVYHRMVARNRVWLARRNLPAPLVPVYLGVWVLLTLARRPSVSALKAWFRGFGEGWRTPCGPRRPMKWRTVWRLTRLGRPPIV encoded by the coding sequence ATGAAGCTCGGCGCGGTCATCATCACGATGGGTAACCGCCCCGACGATCTGCGCGCTCTCCTCGACTCGGTCGCCAAGCAGGACGGCGACCCGATCGAGGTGGTCGTCGTCGGCAACGGCGCCCCGGTGACCGATGTCCCCGAGGGTGTACGCACCGTGGACCTGCCCGACAACCTGGGCATCCCGGGCGGTCGCAACGTCGGCATCGAGGCCTTCGGCCCGTCCGGCTCAGGCGTCGACGTACTGCTGTTCCTGGACGACGACGGACTGCTGCCCAACAGCGACACCGGCGAGCTGGTGCGCCAGGCCTTCGAGGCCGATCCGAAGCTGGGCATCGTCAGCTTCCGGATCGCCGACCCGGAGACCGGGCTCACCCAGCGCCGCCACGTCCCGCGGCTGCGTGCCTCCGACCCGATGCGCTCCTCGCGGGTGACGACCTTCCTGGGCGGCGCCAATGCCGTGCGTACGGAGGTCCTCGCCGAGGTCGGCGGACTGCCCGACGAGTTCTTCTACGCTCATGAGGAGACGGATCTCGCCTGGCGGGCGCTGGATGCCGGCTGGGCGATCGACTACCGCTCGGACATGGTGCTGTTCCACCCGACGATGCCGCCCTCCCGGCACGCTGTATACCACCGCATGGTGGCCCGCAACCGGGTCTGGCTCGCCCGCCGGAATCTCCCGGCGCCGCTGGTCCCCGTCTATCTCGGTGTCTGGGTGCTTCTCACGCTGGCCCGGCGCCCTTCGGTGTCCGCGCTGAAGGCCTGGTTCCGCGGCTTCGGAGAGGGCTGGCGGACGCCCTGCGGTCCCCGTCGGCCCATGAAGTGGCGTACGGTATGGCGGCTCACCCGACTGGGCCGACCTCCCATCGTCTGA
- a CDS encoding ABC transporter permease has protein sequence MSDTTHDGAIAMSAPPSPDEGLTSAQLAAKYGLSVSGARPGLVEYIGQLWGRRHFILAFSSAKLTAQYSQAKLGQLWQVATPLLNAAVYYMIFGLILNSGRGMDKAVFIPFLVTGVFVFTFTQTSVMAGVRAISGNVGLVRALHFPRAALPISFALQQLQQLMFSMIVLFVIAASFGSYPSLSWLLIVPALAMQFVFNIGLALIMARLGSNTPDLAQLMPFIMRTWMYASGVMFSISVMLEGKPPWIAEVLMYNPAAIYMDLIRFALIDGYDSSNLPSHVWLAGALWAVLLGIAGFVYFWKAEERYGRG, from the coding sequence GTGAGTGACACAACCCATGACGGTGCGATTGCGATGAGCGCCCCGCCATCTCCCGACGAAGGCCTGACCTCGGCGCAGCTCGCGGCCAAGTACGGCCTGTCGGTGAGCGGTGCCCGACCGGGGCTCGTCGAATACATCGGGCAGCTCTGGGGCCGACGCCACTTCATCCTGGCGTTCTCCTCGGCGAAGCTGACCGCGCAGTACAGCCAGGCCAAGCTGGGCCAGCTCTGGCAGGTGGCGACCCCGCTGCTGAACGCGGCGGTCTACTACATGATCTTCGGCTTGATCCTCAACTCGGGCCGGGGGATGGACAAGGCCGTCTTCATCCCCTTCCTTGTGACGGGTGTGTTCGTCTTCACCTTCACCCAGACCTCGGTGATGGCCGGTGTCCGGGCGATCTCGGGCAATGTGGGGCTGGTGAGGGCGCTGCACTTCCCTCGCGCGGCGCTGCCGATCTCGTTCGCGTTGCAGCAGCTGCAGCAGCTGATGTTCTCGATGATCGTGCTGTTCGTCATCGCGGCCTCGTTCGGCAGCTATCCGTCGCTCAGCTGGCTGCTGATCGTGCCCGCGCTCGCGATGCAGTTCGTGTTCAACATCGGACTGGCCCTGATCATGGCGAGGCTGGGCAGCAATACGCCGGACCTGGCGCAGCTGATGCCGTTCATCATGCGCACCTGGATGTACGCCTCGGGCGTCATGTTCTCCATCTCGGTGATGCTCGAGGGCAAGCCGCCCTGGATCGCCGAGGTGCTCATGTACAACCCGGCGGCCATCTACATGGACCTGATCCGGTTCGCGCTGATCGACGGGTACGACTCGTCCAACCTGCCGTCGCACGTCTGGCTGGCAGGTGCCCTCTGGGCCGTGCTGCTGGGCATCGCCGGCTTTGTGTATTTCTGGAAGGCTGAGGAGCGGTACGGCCGTGGCTGA
- the hpnC gene encoding squalene synthase HpnC: MTGTREARPETSARATLDKAADENFPVAPFFLPRAWRDDLMAVYGYARLVDDIGDGDLAPGGADARHLGVDPALAEDRLAVLDAFEADLRRVFDATPRHPLLRALQPTVRRSSLPAEPFLGLIEANRQDQLVRRYKTYDELVAYCELSANPVGRLVLQITGTATPERVRRSDAVCTALQIIEHLQDVTEDLGRDRVYLPAEDMQRFRVTEADLAAGTGSASVRVLVAYEAERARRLLNEGTPLVGSVHGRLRLLLAGFVAGGRAALTAIADAGHDVLPGPPKPTKANLLREVGAVLRRARREG; this comes from the coding sequence ATGACTGGCACCCGGGAGGCGCGCCCCGAGACATCCGCGCGCGCCACACTCGACAAGGCCGCGGACGAGAACTTCCCCGTGGCCCCCTTCTTCCTGCCGCGCGCCTGGCGCGACGACCTGATGGCCGTGTACGGCTACGCCCGCCTCGTCGACGACATCGGCGACGGTGACCTCGCTCCCGGCGGCGCGGACGCCCGTCACCTAGGCGTGGACCCGGCACTGGCCGAGGACCGGCTGGCCGTGCTGGACGCCTTCGAGGCCGATCTGCGGCGCGTCTTCGACGCCACGCCGCGTCACCCCCTGCTGCGTGCCCTTCAGCCGACGGTGCGCCGCAGCTCGCTCCCCGCCGAGCCCTTCCTCGGCCTGATCGAGGCCAACCGCCAGGACCAGCTGGTACGGCGCTACAAGACGTACGACGAGCTCGTCGCCTACTGCGAGCTGTCCGCCAACCCCGTCGGCCGCCTGGTGCTGCAGATCACCGGGACCGCGACCCCCGAGCGTGTACGCCGCTCCGACGCCGTGTGCACCGCGCTCCAGATCATCGAGCACCTCCAGGACGTGACCGAGGACCTGGGGCGCGACCGCGTCTATCTGCCGGCCGAGGACATGCAGCGGTTCCGCGTCACGGAGGCCGACCTGGCCGCGGGAACCGGGAGCGCGTCGGTGCGCGTCCTGGTCGCATACGAAGCCGAACGCGCCCGGCGCCTGCTGAATGAAGGCACCCCGCTGGTGGGTAGCGTCCACGGCAGGCTGCGGCTGCTGCTTGCCGGTTTCGTGGCCGGCGGGCGCGCCGCCCTCACCGCGATCGCGGACGCCGGACACGATGTCCTGCCAGGACCGCCCAAGCCCACCAAGGCGAATCTGCTGCGTGAAGTGGGAGCGGTCTTGCGAAGAGCGCGTAGAGAGGGGTGA
- a CDS encoding CDP-alcohol phosphatidyltransferase family protein yields the protein MPRPSVAELRPVVHPEGVKDRRSGEHWGGRLYMREISLRITRRLVTTKVTPNQLTYLMTLCGVLAAPALLVPGVWGAVLGVVAVQLYLLLDCVDGEVARWKKQFSLSGVYLDRVGAYLCDAAVLVGFGLRASDLWGPGRIDWLWAFLGTLAALGAILIKAETDLVGVARHQGGLPPVKEAASEPRSSGMALARRAAGALKFHRLVLGIEASLLILVLAVLDAVRGDLFFSRLGVAVLAGIALLQTLLHLVSILASSRLK from the coding sequence ATGCCAAGACCATCAGTAGCTGAACTCCGTCCGGTCGTTCACCCGGAGGGAGTGAAGGACCGGCGAAGCGGCGAGCACTGGGGCGGCCGCCTGTACATGCGCGAGATCTCCCTGCGCATCACCCGCCGCCTGGTCACCACGAAGGTCACGCCGAACCAGCTGACCTACCTGATGACCCTCTGCGGCGTCCTCGCGGCCCCCGCCCTGCTCGTCCCGGGCGTCTGGGGCGCCGTCCTCGGCGTCGTGGCGGTCCAGCTCTACCTGCTGCTCGACTGCGTCGACGGCGAGGTCGCCCGCTGGAAGAAGCAGTTCTCGCTCTCCGGCGTGTACCTGGACCGCGTCGGCGCCTACCTGTGCGACGCGGCGGTCCTGGTCGGCTTCGGCCTGCGCGCCTCCGACCTGTGGGGCCCCGGGCGGATCGACTGGCTGTGGGCCTTCCTCGGCACCCTCGCCGCGCTCGGCGCGATCCTGATCAAGGCCGAGACCGACCTGGTCGGGGTCGCCCGCCACCAGGGCGGGCTGCCGCCGGTCAAGGAGGCGGCGTCCGAGCCCCGCTCGTCCGGCATGGCACTGGCCCGCCGGGCCGCCGGCGCGCTGAAGTTCCACCGGCTCGTCCTCGGCATCGAGGCGTCCCTGCTCATCCTGGTGCTCGCCGTCCTGGACGCGGTCCGGGGCGACCTGTTCTTCTCGCGCCTCGGCGTCGCCGTGCTGGCCGGCATCGCGCTGCTCCAGACGCTGCTGCACCTGGTGTCCATCCTGGCCTCGAGCAGGCTCAAGTGA
- a CDS encoding polyprenyl synthetase family protein has protein sequence MPSANPACDTTAGGESLDTLALLERGRTMSTPVLRAAVDRLAPPMDTVAAYHFGWIDAEGRPSAGDGGKAVRPALALLSAEAAGAAPEVGVPGAVAVELVHNFSLLHDDLMDGDEQRRHRDTVWKVHGPAQAILVGDALFALANEVLLELGTVEAGRATRRLTTATRKLIDGQAQDISYEHRERVTVEECLEMEGNKTGALLACAVSIGAVLGGADDKTADTLEAYGYHLGLAFQAVDDLLGIWGDPVSTGKQTWSDLRQRKKSLPVVAALAAGGPASQRLGELLAADAKSHDFDSFSEKEFATRAALIEQAGGREWTSQEARRQHAVAIEALSGVDMPEQVRAQLVALADFVVVRKR, from the coding sequence GTGCCCTCGGCGAATCCGGCCTGTGACACCACAGCCGGAGGAGAGAGCCTGGACACCCTTGCGCTGCTCGAACGCGGGCGGACCATGTCCACCCCGGTGCTGCGCGCCGCCGTGGACCGGCTCGCGCCGCCCATGGACACCGTCGCGGCCTATCACTTCGGATGGATCGACGCGGAGGGACGTCCCTCGGCCGGGGACGGCGGCAAGGCCGTACGGCCGGCGCTCGCACTGCTCTCCGCGGAGGCGGCCGGAGCAGCGCCCGAGGTGGGCGTGCCCGGCGCGGTCGCCGTGGAGCTGGTGCACAACTTCTCGCTGCTGCACGACGACCTGATGGACGGCGACGAGCAGCGCCGCCACCGCGACACCGTCTGGAAGGTCCACGGCCCGGCCCAGGCGATCCTCGTCGGCGACGCGCTCTTCGCGCTCGCCAACGAGGTCCTGCTCGAGCTCGGCACGGTCGAGGCGGGGCGCGCCACACGCAGGCTGACCACCGCCACGCGCAAGCTGATCGACGGCCAGGCCCAGGACATCTCCTACGAGCACCGCGAGCGGGTCACCGTCGAGGAGTGCCTGGAGATGGAGGGCAACAAGACCGGCGCGCTGCTGGCCTGTGCCGTCTCCATCGGCGCGGTGCTCGGCGGGGCGGACGACAAGACCGCGGACACGCTGGAGGCGTACGGCTACCACCTCGGCCTCGCCTTCCAGGCCGTCGACGATCTGCTCGGCATCTGGGGCGACCCCGTCTCCACCGGCAAGCAGACCTGGAGCGATCTGCGCCAGCGCAAGAAGTCCCTGCCGGTCGTCGCCGCGCTCGCCGCGGGCGGTCCGGCCTCACAGCGTCTCGGAGAGCTGCTCGCGGCCGACGCCAAGAGCCATGACTTCGACAGCTTCTCCGAGAAGGAGTTCGCCACCAGGGCGGCCCTGATCGAGCAGGCGGGCGGCCGCGAGTGGACCTCGCAGGAGGCCCGCAGACAGCACGCCGTCGCGATCGAGGCCCTCAGCGGTGTCGACATGCCGGAACAGGTGCGTGCGCAGCTCGTCGCGCTCGCGGACTTCGTCGTTGTACGGAAGAGATGA
- the hpnE gene encoding hydroxysqualene dehydroxylase HpnE, producing MTDDDNMRSRHAVVVGGGLAGVTAALQLAGAGVRVTLVEGRPRLGGLAFSFRRGDLTVDNGQHVYLRCCTAYRWFLERVGGAHLAPLQDRLDVPVLDVAPARGPRLGRLRRTGLPVPLHLAAGLASYPHLSLAERASVGRAALALGKLDPADPALDGIDFATWLGRHGQSQRTIDALWDLVGVATLNATAPNASMGLAAMVFKTGLLSEPGAADIGWARVPLGELHDTLARKALDSAGVRTELSTRVRGISRAGHGRWHVEVDGEQLEADTVVLAVPQRETHALLPEGALEDPDRLLDIGTAPILNIHVLYDRKVLRRPFFAALGTPVQWVFDRTEASGLRHGQYLALSQSAAEAEIDTPVPVLRERYLPELERLLPAARGAGVRDFFVTRERTATFAPAPGVGRLRPGARTRAPGLYLAGSWTATGWPATMESAVRSGFSAAGAALSALGRPHEHPLKEAA from the coding sequence ATGACGGACGACGACAACATGCGGTCCCGGCACGCGGTGGTGGTCGGCGGGGGACTCGCCGGAGTCACCGCGGCACTGCAGCTCGCCGGCGCGGGAGTCCGCGTCACGCTGGTCGAAGGCCGTCCTCGTCTGGGCGGCCTCGCCTTCTCCTTCCGCCGCGGCGACCTCACCGTCGACAACGGCCAGCATGTGTATCTGCGCTGCTGCACCGCGTACCGCTGGTTTCTCGAGCGGGTCGGGGGTGCTCATCTCGCCCCGCTCCAGGACCGGTTGGACGTACCCGTACTGGATGTCGCGCCCGCGCGCGGCCCGCGGCTCGGACGGCTGCGCCGCACCGGGCTGCCCGTGCCACTGCACCTGGCGGCCGGCCTTGCCTCCTACCCGCACCTCTCGCTCGCCGAGCGGGCGAGTGTCGGGCGCGCCGCGCTCGCCCTGGGGAAGCTCGACCCGGCCGACCCGGCGCTGGACGGTATCGACTTCGCCACCTGGCTGGGCCGCCACGGCCAGTCCCAGCGCACCATCGACGCCCTCTGGGACCTCGTCGGCGTGGCGACCCTGAACGCCACCGCGCCGAACGCTTCGATGGGCCTTGCCGCGATGGTCTTCAAGACCGGGCTGCTCTCCGAGCCCGGCGCCGCCGACATCGGCTGGGCGCGTGTGCCGCTCGGCGAACTCCATGACACGCTGGCGCGCAAGGCCCTCGACTCGGCAGGAGTACGTACCGAACTGTCGACCCGCGTCAGGGGCATCTCCCGGGCGGGGCACGGGCGCTGGCACGTCGAAGTGGACGGCGAGCAGCTGGAGGCGGACACCGTCGTGCTCGCCGTACCGCAGCGTGAGACCCACGCGCTGCTGCCCGAAGGGGCCCTCGAGGACCCCGACCGGCTGCTCGACATCGGCACCGCGCCGATCCTCAACATCCATGTCCTGTACGACCGCAAGGTGCTGCGGCGGCCCTTCTTCGCCGCGCTCGGTACTCCGGTCCAGTGGGTCTTCGACCGCACCGAAGCCTCGGGGCTGCGGCACGGCCAGTATCTGGCGCTGTCCCAGTCCGCCGCCGAGGCCGAGATCGACACGCCCGTACCCGTACTGCGCGAGCGGTATCTTCCCGAGCTGGAACGGCTGTTGCCCGCCGCGCGAGGCGCGGGCGTACGCGACTTCTTCGTGACCCGGGAGCGGACGGCAACCTTCGCCCCGGCCCCGGGAGTCGGCAGGCTGCGACCCGGCGCGCGGACCCGCGCCCCCGGCCTGTACCTTGCGGGCTCGTGGACCGCCACCGGCTGGCCCGCGACCATGGAGAGTGCCGTGCGCAGCGGCTTCAGTGCCGCGGGTGCCGCACTCTCCGCGCTCGGCCGCCCCCATGAACATCCGCTCAAGGAGGCGGCGTGA
- the hpnD gene encoding presqualene diphosphate synthase HpnD, producing the protein MEGPTEVSAPVQAAYSYCEAVTGQQARNFAYGIRLLPTEKRQAMSALYAFSRRVDDIGDGSLEPKAKQDRLEGTRDLLDRIRQDAVDEDDIDPVAVALADAARRFPIPLGGLDELINGVLMDVHGGTYETWDDLKVYCRCVAGAIGRLSLGVFGTQPGAPGAERAAEYADTLGLALQLTNILRDIREDAGSGRTYLPADDLAKFGCSVGFHTATPPPGSDFVGLVHFEVRRARTLFAEGYRLLPMLDRRSGACVAAMAGIYRRLLDRIERDPEAVLRGRVSLPGREKAYVAVRGLSGLDARHITRRTLRGRS; encoded by the coding sequence ATGGAGGGACCGACGGAGGTGTCCGCACCGGTGCAGGCCGCGTACAGCTACTGCGAGGCCGTCACCGGACAGCAGGCGCGTAACTTCGCCTACGGCATCAGGCTGCTGCCGACCGAGAAGCGCCAGGCGATGTCGGCGCTGTACGCGTTCTCGCGACGCGTCGACGACATCGGCGACGGCTCGCTCGAGCCGAAGGCCAAGCAGGACAGGCTCGAGGGCACCCGGGACCTGCTGGACCGGATCCGGCAGGACGCGGTCGACGAGGACGACATCGACCCGGTCGCCGTGGCGCTCGCGGACGCGGCGCGCCGCTTCCCGATCCCGCTCGGCGGGCTCGACGAACTCATCAACGGCGTGCTGATGGACGTGCACGGCGGGACGTACGAGACCTGGGACGACCTCAAGGTCTACTGCCGGTGTGTCGCGGGTGCGATCGGGCGGCTCTCGCTCGGCGTGTTCGGCACCCAGCCCGGTGCGCCCGGCGCCGAGCGCGCAGCCGAGTACGCCGACACCCTCGGACTCGCCCTCCAACTCACCAACATCCTCAGGGACATTCGCGAGGACGCGGGCAGCGGACGCACCTACCTCCCCGCCGACGACCTCGCCAAGTTCGGCTGCTCCGTGGGCTTCCACACCGCGACCCCGCCGCCCGGGTCCGACTTCGTCGGCCTGGTGCACTTCGAAGTCCGGCGCGCCCGCACACTCTTCGCCGAGGGCTACCGGCTGCTGCCGATGCTCGACCGGCGCAGCGGCGCCTGTGTAGCGGCGATGGCGGGCATCTACCGCCGCCTGCTCGACCGCATCGAGCGCGACCCCGAGGCGGTGCTGCGTGGCCGCGTGTCCCTGCCCGGACGCGAGAAGGCGTACGTCGCCGTGCGCGGCCTGTCCGGACTCGACGCCCGCCACATCACCCGGCGGACCCTCAGGGGGCGTTCCTGA
- a CDS encoding ABC transporter ATP-binding protein translates to MADNNQGRIPTVIADDVHIVYRVSGGSGGKGSATAALSRILRREKGEARGIRKVHAVRGVSFTAYRGEAIGLIGTNGSGKSTLLRAIAGLLPTESGKVYTDGQPSLLGVNAALMGDLTGERNVILGGLAMGMTREEIRDRYEGIVDFSGINEKGDFITLPMRTYSSGMGARLRFSIAAAKNHDVLMIDEALATGDRKFQIRSEERIRELRQEAGTVFLVSHGAKSIRDTCDRVLWLERGELLMDGPTDEVIRAYEKETGK, encoded by the coding sequence GTGGCTGACAACAACCAGGGACGCATCCCGACCGTCATCGCCGACGATGTGCACATCGTCTACCGGGTCAGCGGCGGCAGCGGCGGCAAGGGCAGCGCCACCGCGGCGCTGAGCCGCATTCTCCGCCGCGAAAAGGGCGAGGCCCGCGGCATCCGCAAGGTGCACGCGGTTCGCGGTGTCTCCTTCACCGCGTACCGCGGCGAGGCGATCGGTCTGATCGGCACCAACGGCTCCGGCAAGTCGACCCTGTTGCGGGCCATCGCGGGTCTGCTGCCGACGGAGAGCGGCAAGGTCTACACCGACGGTCAGCCGTCCCTGCTCGGCGTCAATGCCGCGCTCATGGGCGATCTGACCGGCGAGCGCAATGTCATTCTCGGTGGACTGGCCATGGGTATGACGCGTGAGGAGATCCGCGATCGCTACGAGGGGATCGTGGACTTCTCCGGTATCAACGAGAAGGGGGACTTCATCACCCTTCCGATGCGCACCTACTCCTCCGGCATGGGAGCGAGGCTCCGCTTCTCCATCGCCGCGGCCAAGAACCACGACGTCCTGATGATCGACGAGGCTCTGGCGACCGGTGACCGCAAGTTCCAGATCCGTTCCGAGGAACGGATCCGGGAGCTCCGCCAGGAGGCGGGAACGGTCTTCCTGGTCTCTCACGGTGCCAAGTCGATCAGGGACACCTGCGACCGCGTCCTGTGGCTGGAGAGGGGCGAACTCCTGATGGACGGCCCGACCGATGAGGTCATCAGGGCGTACGAGAAGGAGACCGGCAAGTAG